The Populus alba chromosome 4, ASM523922v2, whole genome shotgun sequence genome contains a region encoding:
- the LOC118031130 gene encoding regulator of nonsense transcripts UPF3 isoform X2: MKGGGQSDKTKVVVRHLPPGISQPMFVEQIDVAFSGRYNWLSYRPGNNSQKHQSYSRAYIDFKRPEDVIDFAEFFNGHLFVNEKGTQFKAIVEYSPSQRVPKQWSKKDGREGTISKDPEYLEFLELIAKPVENLPSAEIQLERREAERAGAAKDAPIVTPLMDFVRQKRVAKNGPRRILSNGKLSRRAGGSGSPSSSSLKRGSEKKRISTTMYVLRDTAKSTSGKDKSTYVHVPKRDDQHLSNAVTLGSGSGTAVLEDESVVSGITDSGKKKILLLKGKEKEISLVTGTMSQQQSISSSDRNIISSTALKSQRREPSGRMIRSILLNKDSRHIRSSGVHSEPQMQTSNLEKDKRPPRPPHAQLGLKDANGTPDDKVVGNDLHGFPNEKQEKRTRNKDRPDRGVWTPLRRSDGSYASDESLSSSASQSTQSVFDTSQGNHGDVKVDTLNLRSGEVKVLGSGRSNHSSLDNGSQKHFGRRGPSHIVRDADGSTVEAKTPKRGLLPGFTEASLGSKVYFWFLVF; encoded by the exons aTGAAGGGTGGTGGTCAGTCTGACAAGACCAAAGTGGTGGTCCGCCACTTGCCGCCGGGGATTTCTCAGCCGATGTTTGTCGAGCAAATCGATGTTGCTTTCTCTGGCCGCTACAATTGGCTCTCCTATCGTCCTGGCAACAACAG CCAGAAGCATCAATCATATTCTAGAGCCTATATTGATTTCAAAAGGCCTGAGGATGTTATTGACTTTGCTGAGTTCTTTAATGGCCACCTGTTTGTTAATGAGAAAG GCACTCAGTTTAAAGCTATTGTTGAGTATTCTCCTTCACAGCGCGTCCCAAAACAGTGGTCTAAGAAGGATGGTCGGGAAGGCACCATATCAAAAg ATCCTGAGTATTTGGAGTTCCTTGAATTAATTGCAAAGCCTGTCGAGAATCTTCCCAGTGCTGAAATACAACTGGAGAGAAGAGAAGCAGAAAGAGCTG GTGCTGCAAAAGATGCTCCCATTGTCACACCTTTAATGGACTTTGTTCGACAGAAAAGAGTTGCTAAGAACGGACCTCGG AGGATATTGTCCAATGGGAAACTGAGCAGAAGGGCTGGTGGCAGTGGAAGTCCTAGTTCATCCTCATTGAAACGAGGTTctgagaagaagagaatttcaacaacaatg TATGTTTTAAGGGACACTGCAAAAAGCACAAGTGGAAAAGACAAATCAACTTATGTGCACGTTCCCAAGCGAGATGATCAGCACCTTTCTAATGCTGTAACTTTGGGTTCTGGGTCTGGGACTGCAGTATTAGAAGATGAAAGTG TAGTTTCTGGAATTACTGATTCTGGGAAGAAGAAAATCCTGCTTCTGAAAGGGAAGGAGAAGGAAATCTCACTG GTTACTGGCACCATGTCTCAGCAACAGAGCATATCATCTTCAGATAGAAATATAATTAGTTCGACTGCTCTAAAGAGCCAGCGGCGTGAACCCAGTGGAAGGATGATCAGAAGCATACTCTTAAACAAGGATTCACGTCATATTCGATCCTCTGGAGTCCATTCTGAGCCACAGATGCAAACCTCGAATCTAGAAAAGGACAAACGTCCTCCTCGGCCTCCACATGCACAGTTGGGTTTGAAGGATGCAAATGGAACACCAGATGACAAGGTTGTTGGGAATGATTTGCATGGTTTTCCAAATGAGAAGCAGGAAAAGCGCACCAGAAATAAGGATAGACCTGATCGTGGAGTGTGGACTCCTCTTCGCAGATCAGATGGATCCTATGCAAGTGATGAATCCTTGTCATCATCTGCAAGTCAATCCACACAGTCAGTGTTTGATACTTCACAAG GAAACCATGGTGATGTAAAAGTTGACACCTTGAATTTAAGGAGTGGAGAAGTAAAAGTTCTTGGAAGTGGGCGTAGTAATCATTCTTCTTTAGAtaatg GATCACAGAAACATTTTGGTCGTCGGGGACCATCACATATTGTGAGGGATGCTGATGGCTCCACTGTTGAGGCAAAAACTCCTAAAAGAG GTTTGCTCCCTGGATTCACAGAAGCAAGTTTGGGTTCAAAAGTCTACTTCTGGTTCTTAGTGTTTTGA
- the LOC118031130 gene encoding regulator of nonsense transcripts UPF3 isoform X3: protein MKGGGQSDKTKVVVRHLPPGISQPMFVEQIDVAFSGRYNWLSYRPGNNSQKHQSYSRAYIDFKRPEDVIDFAEFFNGHLFVNEKGTQFKAIVEYSPSQRVPKQWSKKDGREGTISKDPEYLEFLELIAKPVENLPSAEIQLERREAERAGAAKDAPIVTPLMDFVRQKRVAKNGPRRILSNGKLSRRAGGSGSPSSSSLKRGSEKKRISTTMYVLRDTAKSTSGKDKSTYVHVPKRDDQHLSNAVTLGSGSGTAVLEDESVSGITDSGKKKILLLKGKEKEISLVTGTMSQQQSISSSDRNIISSTALKSQRREPSGRMIRSILLNKDSRHIRSSGVHSEPQMQTSNLEKDKRPPRPPHAQLGLKDANGTPDDKVVGNDLHGFPNEKQEKRTRNKDRPDRGVWTPLRRSDGSYASDESLSSSASQSTQSVFDTSQGNHGDVKVDTLNLRSGEVKVLGSGRSNHSSLDNGSQKHFGRRGPSHIVRDADGSTVEAKTPKRGGASGYGSHEKQVWVQKSTSGS from the exons aTGAAGGGTGGTGGTCAGTCTGACAAGACCAAAGTGGTGGTCCGCCACTTGCCGCCGGGGATTTCTCAGCCGATGTTTGTCGAGCAAATCGATGTTGCTTTCTCTGGCCGCTACAATTGGCTCTCCTATCGTCCTGGCAACAACAG CCAGAAGCATCAATCATATTCTAGAGCCTATATTGATTTCAAAAGGCCTGAGGATGTTATTGACTTTGCTGAGTTCTTTAATGGCCACCTGTTTGTTAATGAGAAAG GCACTCAGTTTAAAGCTATTGTTGAGTATTCTCCTTCACAGCGCGTCCCAAAACAGTGGTCTAAGAAGGATGGTCGGGAAGGCACCATATCAAAAg ATCCTGAGTATTTGGAGTTCCTTGAATTAATTGCAAAGCCTGTCGAGAATCTTCCCAGTGCTGAAATACAACTGGAGAGAAGAGAAGCAGAAAGAGCTG GTGCTGCAAAAGATGCTCCCATTGTCACACCTTTAATGGACTTTGTTCGACAGAAAAGAGTTGCTAAGAACGGACCTCGG AGGATATTGTCCAATGGGAAACTGAGCAGAAGGGCTGGTGGCAGTGGAAGTCCTAGTTCATCCTCATTGAAACGAGGTTctgagaagaagagaatttcaacaacaatg TATGTTTTAAGGGACACTGCAAAAAGCACAAGTGGAAAAGACAAATCAACTTATGTGCACGTTCCCAAGCGAGATGATCAGCACCTTTCTAATGCTGTAACTTTGGGTTCTGGGTCTGGGACTGCAGTATTAGAAGATGAAAGTG TTTCTGGAATTACTGATTCTGGGAAGAAGAAAATCCTGCTTCTGAAAGGGAAGGAGAAGGAAATCTCACTG GTTACTGGCACCATGTCTCAGCAACAGAGCATATCATCTTCAGATAGAAATATAATTAGTTCGACTGCTCTAAAGAGCCAGCGGCGTGAACCCAGTGGAAGGATGATCAGAAGCATACTCTTAAACAAGGATTCACGTCATATTCGATCCTCTGGAGTCCATTCTGAGCCACAGATGCAAACCTCGAATCTAGAAAAGGACAAACGTCCTCCTCGGCCTCCACATGCACAGTTGGGTTTGAAGGATGCAAATGGAACACCAGATGACAAGGTTGTTGGGAATGATTTGCATGGTTTTCCAAATGAGAAGCAGGAAAAGCGCACCAGAAATAAGGATAGACCTGATCGTGGAGTGTGGACTCCTCTTCGCAGATCAGATGGATCCTATGCAAGTGATGAATCCTTGTCATCATCTGCAAGTCAATCCACACAGTCAGTGTTTGATACTTCACAAG GAAACCATGGTGATGTAAAAGTTGACACCTTGAATTTAAGGAGTGGAGAAGTAAAAGTTCTTGGAAGTGGGCGTAGTAATCATTCTTCTTTAGAtaatg GATCACAGAAACATTTTGGTCGTCGGGGACCATCACATATTGTGAGGGATGCTGATGGCTCCACTGTTGAGGCAAAAACTCCTAAAAGAGGTGGTGCTTCTGGTTATGGGTCCCATGAG AAGCAAGTTTGGGTTCAAAAGTCTACTTCTGGTTCTTAG
- the LOC118031130 gene encoding regulator of nonsense transcripts UPF3 isoform X1: protein MKGGGQSDKTKVVVRHLPPGISQPMFVEQIDVAFSGRYNWLSYRPGNNSQKHQSYSRAYIDFKRPEDVIDFAEFFNGHLFVNEKGTQFKAIVEYSPSQRVPKQWSKKDGREGTISKDPEYLEFLELIAKPVENLPSAEIQLERREAERAGAAKDAPIVTPLMDFVRQKRVAKNGPRRILSNGKLSRRAGGSGSPSSSSLKRGSEKKRISTTMYVLRDTAKSTSGKDKSTYVHVPKRDDQHLSNAVTLGSGSGTAVLEDESVVSGITDSGKKKILLLKGKEKEISLVTGTMSQQQSISSSDRNIISSTALKSQRREPSGRMIRSILLNKDSRHIRSSGVHSEPQMQTSNLEKDKRPPRPPHAQLGLKDANGTPDDKVVGNDLHGFPNEKQEKRTRNKDRPDRGVWTPLRRSDGSYASDESLSSSASQSTQSVFDTSQGNHGDVKVDTLNLRSGEVKVLGSGRSNHSSLDNGSQKHFGRRGPSHIVRDADGSTVEAKTPKRGGASGYGSHEKQVWVQKSTSGS from the exons aTGAAGGGTGGTGGTCAGTCTGACAAGACCAAAGTGGTGGTCCGCCACTTGCCGCCGGGGATTTCTCAGCCGATGTTTGTCGAGCAAATCGATGTTGCTTTCTCTGGCCGCTACAATTGGCTCTCCTATCGTCCTGGCAACAACAG CCAGAAGCATCAATCATATTCTAGAGCCTATATTGATTTCAAAAGGCCTGAGGATGTTATTGACTTTGCTGAGTTCTTTAATGGCCACCTGTTTGTTAATGAGAAAG GCACTCAGTTTAAAGCTATTGTTGAGTATTCTCCTTCACAGCGCGTCCCAAAACAGTGGTCTAAGAAGGATGGTCGGGAAGGCACCATATCAAAAg ATCCTGAGTATTTGGAGTTCCTTGAATTAATTGCAAAGCCTGTCGAGAATCTTCCCAGTGCTGAAATACAACTGGAGAGAAGAGAAGCAGAAAGAGCTG GTGCTGCAAAAGATGCTCCCATTGTCACACCTTTAATGGACTTTGTTCGACAGAAAAGAGTTGCTAAGAACGGACCTCGG AGGATATTGTCCAATGGGAAACTGAGCAGAAGGGCTGGTGGCAGTGGAAGTCCTAGTTCATCCTCATTGAAACGAGGTTctgagaagaagagaatttcaacaacaatg TATGTTTTAAGGGACACTGCAAAAAGCACAAGTGGAAAAGACAAATCAACTTATGTGCACGTTCCCAAGCGAGATGATCAGCACCTTTCTAATGCTGTAACTTTGGGTTCTGGGTCTGGGACTGCAGTATTAGAAGATGAAAGTG TAGTTTCTGGAATTACTGATTCTGGGAAGAAGAAAATCCTGCTTCTGAAAGGGAAGGAGAAGGAAATCTCACTG GTTACTGGCACCATGTCTCAGCAACAGAGCATATCATCTTCAGATAGAAATATAATTAGTTCGACTGCTCTAAAGAGCCAGCGGCGTGAACCCAGTGGAAGGATGATCAGAAGCATACTCTTAAACAAGGATTCACGTCATATTCGATCCTCTGGAGTCCATTCTGAGCCACAGATGCAAACCTCGAATCTAGAAAAGGACAAACGTCCTCCTCGGCCTCCACATGCACAGTTGGGTTTGAAGGATGCAAATGGAACACCAGATGACAAGGTTGTTGGGAATGATTTGCATGGTTTTCCAAATGAGAAGCAGGAAAAGCGCACCAGAAATAAGGATAGACCTGATCGTGGAGTGTGGACTCCTCTTCGCAGATCAGATGGATCCTATGCAAGTGATGAATCCTTGTCATCATCTGCAAGTCAATCCACACAGTCAGTGTTTGATACTTCACAAG GAAACCATGGTGATGTAAAAGTTGACACCTTGAATTTAAGGAGTGGAGAAGTAAAAGTTCTTGGAAGTGGGCGTAGTAATCATTCTTCTTTAGAtaatg GATCACAGAAACATTTTGGTCGTCGGGGACCATCACATATTGTGAGGGATGCTGATGGCTCCACTGTTGAGGCAAAAACTCCTAAAAGAGGTGGTGCTTCTGGTTATGGGTCCCATGAG AAGCAAGTTTGGGTTCAAAAGTCTACTTCTGGTTCTTAG